One genomic region from Salvia hispanica cultivar TCC Black 2014 chromosome 2, UniMelb_Shisp_WGS_1.0, whole genome shotgun sequence encodes:
- the LOC125205938 gene encoding phospholipid:diacylglycerol acyltransferase 1-like, with the protein MPSLRRRRAAAEESVRAPDPEEKRPELRKPKKQRKWSCLDNCCWFIGCVCVVWWALLFSYNMMPSSFPQYVTEAITGPMPDPPGVKLKKEGLRAKHPVVFVPGIVTGGLELWEGHSCAEGLFRKRLWGGTFGEVYKRPLCWVDHMSLDNETGLDPPGVRVRPVTGLVAADYFAPGYFVWAVLIANLARIGYEEKAMYMAAYDWRLSFQNTEVRDGALSRIKSNIELMVATSGHRAVIIPHSMGVLYFLHFMKWVEAPAPMGGGGGPDWCAKHIKAVMNIGGPFLGVPKAVSGLFSAEGRDIAVARAVAPGVLDKDLFRIQTLQHIMKMTRTWDSTMSMIPKGGDTIWGGLDWSPEQGYAASKRKHNTSQPEDLTCTEDGNVKQKVKFAHYGRIISFGKDVAEAHSSEIQRIDFRDAVKGNNFANDTCEDVWTEYHDMGISGITAVSEYKAYTAGDLLDLLNYIAPKMMERGSAHFSYGIADNLDDPKYSHYKYWSNPLETRLPNAPDMEIFSMYGIGIPTERAYVYKQVPAADCYIPFQIDTSVVEEDIDRCVKDGVFTVDGDETVPVLSAGYMSAKAWRGKTRFNPSGMKTYVRECDHAPPSTLLEGRGTQSGAHVDIMGNFALIEDIMRVAAGATGEELGGDRVYSDIFKWSERIKLPL; encoded by the exons ATGCCGTCGCTGCGACGGAGGCGCGCCGCCGCGGAGGAGTCGGTCCGGGCGCCGGATCCGGAGGAGAAGAGGCCGGAGCTCCGGAAGCCGAAGAAGCAGCGGAAATGGTCGTGCCTGGACAATTGCTGCTGGTTTATTGGGTGCGTCTGCGTGGTGTGGTGGGCGCTGCTGTTCTCGTACAACATGATGCCTTCCTCGTTCCCGCAGTACGTGACGGAGGCGATTACGGGGCCAATGCCCGACCCGCCGGGGGTGAAGCTGAAGAAGGAGGGGCTGCGGGCGAAGCATCCGGTGGTTTTTGTTCCCGGAATCGTGACGGGAGGGCTGGAGCTGTGGGAGGGGCATAGCTGTGCTGAAGGATTGTTCAGGAAGAGGCTGTGGGGAGGCACGTTCGGTGAAGTTTACAAGAG GCCACTATGTTGGGTGGATCACATGTCGTTGGATAATGAAACTGGCTTGGATCCTCCCGGTGTCAGAGTCAGGCCTGTTACCGGCCTAGTTGCTGCAGATTACTTTGCTCCAGGATATTTTGTTTGGGCAGTTCTAATAGCTAATCTTGCTCGGATTGGGTATGAAGAGAAAGCCATGTACATGGCTGCATATGATTGGAGGCTTTCATTCCAGAACACAGAA GTGCGTGATGGAGCACTGAGTAGAATAAAAAGTAATATCGAACTGATGGTTGCTACAAGTGGACACAGGGCAGTAATTATTCCACATTCCATGGGTGTTCTATACTTTCTCCATTTCATGAAATGGGTGGAGGCACCTGCTCCGATGGGCGGAGGAGGTGGACCGGATTGGTGTGCTAAACATATAAAGGCTGTGATGAACATTGGGGGGCCATTTTTAGGTGTCCCTAAAGCTGTTTCTGGGCTTTTCTCTGCAGAAGGTAGAGATATTGCTGTTGCCAG GGCTGTTGCTCCTGGTGTCCTGGATAAGGATCTATTCCGAATCCAAACCTTGCAGCACATAATGAAGATGACTAGGACATGGGATTCAACAATGTCCATGATACCTAAAGGCGGAGATACCATTTGGGGTGGACTTGATTGGTCACCGGAGCAGGGTTATGCTGCaagcaaaagaaaacataatacCAGCCAACCTGAGGACTTAACCTGTACAGAAGACGGAAATGTTAAACAGAAAGTTAAATTTGCCCATTATGGAAGGATAATATCATTTGGGAAAGATGTAGCTGAGGCACATTCTTCCGAGATTCAGAGGATTGATTTTAGG GATGCTGTAAAGGGCAACAATTTTGCAAACGATACTTGTGAAGATGTGTGGACAGAGTATCATGACATGGGTATCAGTGGCATCACAGCTGTTTCTGAATATAAAGCTTATACTGCTGGAGATTTACTAGATCTGCTAAACTATATTGCCCCAAAAATGATGGAGCGTGGAAGTGCTCATTTTTCCTATGGTATTGCTGATAACTTGGACGACCCCAAGTATTCGCACTACAAATATTGGTCAAATCCATTAGAAACAAG GTTACCAAATGCCCCTGACATGGAGATCTTCTCTATGTATGGAATTGGCATTCCAACTGAAAGAGCTTATGTGTACAAGCAGGTCCCAGCTGCAGATTGCTACATTCCATTTCAAATTGATACATCCGTAGTTGAAGAAGATATAGATAGATGCGTAAAAGATGGTGTTTTCACCGTTGATGGCGATGAAACTGTGCCTGTTTTAAGTGCAGGCTACATGAGTGCAAAAGCATGGCGTGGAAAAACCAGATTTAATCCTTCAGGAATGAAAACTTATGTAAGGGAGTGCGATCATGCTCCTCCATCCACTCTTCTCGAAGGCCGCGGCACCCAGAGTGGTGCTCACGTTGACATCATGGGAAACTTTGCTTTGATCGAGGACATTATGAGGGTTGCTGCCGGGGCTACAGGGGAGGAGCTGGGAGGTGACCGGGTGTACTCAGACATCTTCAAGTGGTCCGAAAGGATCAAGCTACCTCTATAA